The Hydrogenobacter sp. T-2 region GAGCGGGTATGACAGGCGGCTACGCCTACGTGTTGGACGAAGACATACAAGACAAGATAAACACAAGCTATGTATTAGCAAGAAACCTTACAGAGGAAGAGGCTGAAGAGCTCAGAAACCTCATAGAAAAGCATTACCAATACACGGAAAGCCCTTGGGCAAAGCATATTCTTGAAAACTGGGAAGAGTTCTTGGAAAAGTTCAGAAGGGTGGTCCCCCTTGAACAATGCAAGAGAGACGCGTATGGAGTTTCTGACCAGTGCGAGGTGGAGGTAAAGAAATAAGCTGTTAAAATAAGCCTGTGGCTAATAGGCTCAGGCTCTTTTCCTTTGCTCTATACGATGCGGGAGAGACCATACTGGGTGCCTTGGTCTTTTCCACCCTATATCCTCTTTACATAACAAGGCACATAGATGTTAAAACTTATTCCTTTTTCTATGGCTTTGCCTTTTTCCTCTCCTTCGTTGTAGCACTGCAACTTGGCAGGCTCGCAGACAAGAAAGGCTGGAGAAAGAGGTTTTTTACCCTCTTTAGCCTCTCTGTCCCTATCCTGTGTCTTATGCTTTTTGCTTCCTTTGAAAAGCCCTTGCTTAATTTTCTCCTCTATCTTGTTTTGGCGGTTTTTCACCAGCAAGCCCTTGTTTTTTATAACTCTCTCCTTAAGTCCTTTGAGACAAAGGGTTTTGCCTCTGGCTTTGGTGTTGCCCTTGGTTATGTAGGCTCTGCAACCGCCCTTATATTTCTTGCTCCAAGTCTTAGCCTGCCTATGGCTTTTCTGTGGGTTGCTTTCATATTTTTCTCCCTTTCTCTTCCTTCCCTCCTAAGCCTTTCAGAGCCTGCAGGCAAGCAAGAGATAAAGCTCCTTGAGCTTATCAAAGACAAGGGCTTTATCCTTACTATGGCTTCCATGCTCTTTCTTATGGAGCTTGCCCATACTATGATAGCCATGATGGGTGTGTATTTGAGGGAGGTCTACGGGCTTTCGCAGGGAGATATATACAAAACCATCGGCTTTTCCGCACTTGGTGGAGTCTTTGGAGGTCTCCTTTTTGGAAAGTTAACGGACAAACTCTCAGCCAAAAGGCTTTTTCCTATTGGCTTTCTTCTGTGGAGCGTCTTTTTGCTCTCTCTTTACATAACGCCCAAAGAATTTCTTTTGCCCCTTGGGTTTTTTGCAGGTCTTTCCTTAGCACATCTTTGGACCACTTCAAGGGTATTTATAATTGAGAGGTTCTCAGGAGCACATGTGGCAGTGAGGTTTTCCTTCTATTCTTTAAGCGAAAGGATAGCCTCAAGCCTTGGTCTTGTGCTGTGGTCCTTTTTCTTGTTAATAACGGGAGAGGACTACAGACTGTCCGCCTTGCTTATGATAGCGTTGCCTATTTTTGGATATATACTCTACACTCTATCAGAGAAAAAGTAGTTTAGAAAAGCCTCCTCTTAAATTCTACCGCTATGTAGCAATAAGCTGTAAATACAGGCTGGGCAACATTATCTGAGATGACTATATCCATATTGACTATAGTTTGAGCAGGATAGCTACCGATTTCCGTGCACTTTATACCCTCAGGATGTTCCACGCATATGGCTCTACATTCTCTGTCTGCAGTGTTTCTAATTTGCAGTCTCCATCCGCTTTGTCCTCCAAAGTTAAAAACGTTCTCCATGCTGACTATCTCTATAGGGTCTCTTACAGAAGCCTGATGGTCTATCTCACTTTTCATCA contains the following coding sequences:
- a CDS encoding MFS transporter, with the translated sequence MANRLRLFSFALYDAGETILGALVFSTLYPLYITRHIDVKTYSFFYGFAFFLSFVVALQLGRLADKKGWRKRFFTLFSLSVPILCLMLFASFEKPLLNFLLYLVLAVFHQQALVFYNSLLKSFETKGFASGFGVALGYVGSATALIFLAPSLSLPMAFLWVAFIFFSLSLPSLLSLSEPAGKQEIKLLELIKDKGFILTMASMLFLMELAHTMIAMMGVYLREVYGLSQGDIYKTIGFSALGGVFGGLLFGKLTDKLSAKRLFPIGFLLWSVFLLSLYITPKEFLLPLGFFAGLSLAHLWTTSRVFIIERFSGAHVAVRFSFYSLSERIASSLGLVLWSFFLLITGEDYRLSALLMIALPIFGYILYTLSEKK